TAAATGGATAGCCATGCTCTTGTGCAAAAGTTTCAACTTCTTCAACACTATCAACAGGTCCATCACTACCAGGAATGACCGGTAACTTTGCTTTTAAAGCCTGTTCTTTTGCTTGTACCTTATCTCCAAACATACGAAGATGCTCTAGCTCAGGACCTATAAAAATAATTCCTTCTTCTTGACATCGTTTTGCAAATTGAAGATTCTCTGATAGAAAACCATAACCTGGATGAATCGCATCCACGCCATGTAATTTTGCGGTTTCAATGATTCCTTCTATGTCTAAATAAGCCTCAATTGGTTTTTTTCCTTCACCAATCAGATAGGCTTCATCGGCTTTGTATCTATGGTAAGCTCCTAGGTCTTCTTTAGAATAAACAGCCACCGTTCGAATATGTAGCTCTGAACATGCCCGGAAAATCCGAATAGCAATTTCTCCCCGATTTGCTACTAGTACTTTTTTTATTGTGTTTAATCCGTTCATTTTGTCCTCCCTTTTACTCTCTCAACTTTGACATTTTTTATCTACTCATGGGTAAAGCTTGTTATTTAGTATAGAAGTAAAGTAGGACAAAAAGCAATTGAAATGTTCAGTCATTTTCAAAACTTTTTTTATCCAAAAATCATAGACAAACAAAAAAGACTATGGTATAAACATAGTCTTTTAACATATTACCTTTTAATTGTTAAATCGTGTAAATCGGCTAGTCTGCGTTCTAATTCACTAAGAATTTGTTTTCCTTGATCTTCTTCAACCAATCCAAGACGAACAGCAAAATCAATTTCACGTGAAAGCCCAAACATACGAGTATCAAGTACTTCTTCGTAGAGGGGGCATTGAGGCATCGTTAGATTCTCCAACTGAACTTCAATAAGCTTGCGTATCTTTTCTGCGTCAGACTGCAGAAGTGTATATGCTTTCTCAGCCTGGCTTGTCATCACCTTAATCGACATATTGTCCCCTCCTCACCATGATGAATCTTCTATACTCTCATAGTATCTGCTAAAGCGCTAAATTGCAATCTTTTTAGCCAATCTTGTGCATTTGACTTTGCAACTTTCGAAATAAAGAATTGTTGTGGACCCCTATGACTGACAAAGTACCGTTTTTCGTTTTATAATGTAGACGGACTTCAAATTAGGAGGAATTTCTTTGAATGAATTTGTATTTTTTATTGAAGGTGAGATTACACGCCCTTTAACCATTGATCCAACCGTATGGATATTCGATGAACGAAAGGTCGATCTAGAATCTTACTTTGATCAACTTGACACGATGGATGATGAACTAACCACCTATCAAAAAACGATCTCTGCCCAATGGGATAAGGAACGTTTGGAAGGCTCTGAACCTCCAAATCCTAACCACAATGGTAACAAAATTCGATATAACAAACAGAGAATAATTAACGGTTCTTTTGGGATGCCGCTAAAGCCATTTTTGCAAAATTCACAGCCTCTGGAAAGCGCTTCATCTCTGATCATTGAAACAGAAACGGGTGAATCACATTCCTGTACACTTGAAGAGGGCTTTAAATTAATTGTTGGATTCTCAAAAGACGGTAAACCGTTAAAAGAAAATGGTCCTGTCCACCTTTATTATGGCGATGGATCAAATGCAGAAGAACCGATTACCCATGTAAAACGTTTGATTATTAAGGCTTAGACTACAATAAATCAGCAGCGAGTTGAGCTAGACCTGACCGCTCACCTTTTACAAGTTTCACATGGCCGTGAATGGACTGATTTTTAAATTTTTCTACGACATAAGTCAGTCCATTCGTGTATTCATCAAGATAAGGGTGGTCAATTTGCTGTGGATCACCCATTAATACAATTTTACTCTTCTCACCTACCCTAGTTAAAATCGTTTTCACCTCATGTTTGGTTAAGTTTTGCGCCTCATCTATGATGATATACTGCTCTGGTATACTGCGTCCCCTGATATAAGTAAGTGCCTCAACTTGGATTGACCCCATACCTGCAAGTATTTGATCAATTTCACCTGGCTTTTTTGTATTAAACAAAAATTCAAGATTATCATAGATTGGTTGCATCCATGGTCTGAGCTTCTCATCCTTTTCACCAGGTAGATAGCCTATATCCTTGCCTAACGGAACAACTGGTCTTGCAACTAACAATTTATTATAGGTATGCAAATCTTCCGTTTGCATCAAACCTGCCGCTAAAGACAATAACGTTTTACCTGTACCAAGCCTTACCAATCATCGTAACGAGCGGTATATCCTCTCGAAGTAAAAGTTCAAATACCATTCGTTGTTGAACATTTCGCGAACGAATCCCCCACACTTGATCCAAATCGCTTACAAAAGGTCGAATATCAAATCCATTCGGTTCTAATTTACCTAATGCAGAGCTTGATCCACCTAGAACATCCTTCAATATAACAAATTGATGAGGATAAAGAGGAGTTTGCATAGCTAAATCTCCACGAGTGATTCCACCCTCATCGTAAAATTTCTTTATAATTTCCTTATCCACATAAGCCTCAATATATCCATCGTATCCTTCATCAAATTCAACCACTCGATCATTTAAAAAATCTTCTACATCTAATCCAAACGCATCCCCTTTGACTCGGACTAATGCGTCTTTACTGACCAGGGTCACTTTAGCTCCATTCTTCTTTTCCTGTTCTTCTAATGAGAGGTTTAGAGCAACAGCTATTATACGATTATCATTTGTCATTTCTGCAAACGATTCTTTTAATGAGCTAAATGATCGATGATTTAATTCAACACGTAGCGAGCCACCCGAATCGAGAGGAACACCTTCATGAAGCTTGCCTTTTTCACGTAGTTGATCTATTAATTTTGAGATTTGACGAGCATTGCGTCCAATCTCATCCATGTTACGTTTCTTAGAATCCACCTCTTCAAGAACAACTGCAGGCAGGACTACCTCATTTTTTTGAAAAGCAAAAATGGAATATGGATCTTGCAGTAATACATTTGTATCCAACACATAGATTTTTCTCAACATGAATGCCCCCTGACCTGTTTTCGACGAGACGTTGCTTTACATGAAGTTACCTGAAGATCATTGATGATACTTATGTGTATGAGAACAACTCGGTTGTTAGACGAGATTGTCTTTTTTAGTTTCTACAATCTCCCCCTTATCTATTACATTTTATCAGAATGCATCCATAGAAAATTGAATTCTCTGTAAAATTTACTCTTCATTATTATTTTTCTTGTTATATTTTGTGATTAAGGTTTATTTTCTTTCATATTACGCGTACACTATATCTAGTGTTAGGAGAGTGAATAAGTGTATGAGAGTCAAATGTGTTTTATGTGACCGAATTGATGAACTTGATGATCTTAAACCATTAGCAAAAAAACTTCGCAATCGTCCTCTTCATACATATATGTGCGAAACGTGCGAAAAGCGTATTAAACAAAAAACAGTAGAACGAATCGGAGAAAATTCTTCCAATTAATAAAAGAGCATAACAAAAAAGACAGCGGCGGCCGCTGTCTTTTTTTGTTATGAGTGTAATTCCCCGTGCTCGTTCTGCTTTCGATGAAGGTACAGACGATAACGATATCCGCCAAGAAATACAGCCGATATCGCTAGCACTGCCATGATCGGAGCTCCAAATGCAAACTCCATCGTCCAAAGAAAGAAACAACCTACTACTAACATCGCATAAATAATAATTGATTTTAGTAATGGCAGCTTCTGAGCAAAACCAAGCTTAAAAACGAGAATTCCAAGTATTACGGTTACTATACATGTCCAAAAACCCAACCAAGGATGTTCTGCTGTTTGCTGCATAAGCCATGAATATTGACCCAGGTCAGCTTGGCTGATATTGTCTTTCATATATCTCCCGCCTTTTTACTAGGATTGGCTTCCTGTTTTCTTACGTTTCTCTGATCTTTCACGCTCGTTTTTGTTAAGAATCTTTTTACGTAAACGGATAGAGTCAGGTGTTAATTCACAATACTCATCTTCATTTAGGTACTCAATTGATTCTTCAAGAGTTAAGATACGAGGACGCTTCATCGTTACCGTTTGGTCCTTATTAGCTGAACGTACGTTTGTCTGTTGCTTCATCTTTGTAATATTAACTGTTAAGTCATTATCACGTGTATGTTCACCAACAATCATACCTTCATAGATTTCAGTACCTGGCTCAACAAAAATCGTTCCGCGGTCTTCAACCTGCATAATACCATATTGGCTTGTTTTACCAGATTCGATTGACACAAGAACTCCTTGACGACGTCCGCCAACTTGGCCACCAAATAAAGGCTTGTAGCTATCAAATGAGTGATTAATAATTCCATAACCACGTGTTTGTGTAAGGAATTCTGTAGAATAACCAATTAATCCACGAGCTGGCACCATAAACTCAAGACGAACCTGTCCGCCTCCGCTATTTATCATATTGACCATTTCACCTTTACGCTCACCAAGAGATTCCATAACAGCTCCAGTGTACTCTTCAGGCACATCAATTTGCACACGTTCTACAGGCTCATGAGCTTTACCATCAATTTCGCGAATAATAACTTCTGGCTTAGATACTTGCAGCTCAAAACCTTCACGACGCATATTCTCAATTAAGATCGAAAGGTGAAGCTCGCCACGTCCAGATACAATCCAAACCTCTGGAGAGTCTGTGTTCTCAACTCGTAAGCTTACATCTGTTTCAAGCTGAGCCTTTAAACGCTCTTCTACTTTACGACTTGTAATATATTTTCCTTCACGACCAGCAAATGGGCTATTGTTCACAAGGAACGTCATTTGAAGTGTCGGCTCATCAATACGTAGAATTGGAAGTGCTTCTTGATGTTCAACAGGTGTAACTGTCTCACCAACATTAATTTCTTCCATTCCTGAAATCGCAATTAGATCTCCAGCTTTTGCTATATCGATCTCAACACGCTTAAGACCAAGGAAACCAAACATTTTTGTTACACGGTATTGTTTAACAGAACCATCAAGCTTCATTAATGCTACTTGTTGTCCTACTTGGATGGTTCCACGGAATACGCGACCAATTCCAATACGACCAAGGTAGTCATTGTAATCAAGCATTGTTACTTGGAACTGTAATGGTTCACTGCTGTTATCAAATGGAGCTGGATTGCTTCAATAATTTTATTAAGCAAGCAAGTCATGTCATCATCTTGTTTCTCATGATTAAGACTTGACGTTCCATTAATTGCTGAAGCATAAACAACTGGGAAATCAAGCTGATCTTCATCTGCTCCAAGATCGATAAACAAGTCAACCACTTCATCTACTACCTCTGTAGGACGAGCGAAGTCACGGTCAATTTTATTTACAACAACAATTGGAGTTAGCTTCTGCTCAAGGGCCTTCTTAAGTACAAAACGTGTTTGAGGCATACAACCTTCATAAGCATCAACAACAAGAAGAACTCCATCAACCATTTTCATGATACGTTCAACTTCACCACCAAAATCGGCGTGTCCTGGTGTATCCATGATGTTGATACGAGTGTCTCCATAATTAATAGCAGTGTTCTTTGCAAGAATGGTAATACCACGTTCTTTTTCAATGGCATTTGAATCCATTGCACGCTCTGCGACTTGTTCATTATCGCGGAATGTACCTGACTGTTTAAGTAACTCATCTACAAGTGTAGTTTTTCCGTGGTCAACGTGGGCAATGATTGCAATGTTACGTATATCTAAACGACGATCCATAAATAATTTCTCTCCTTAGCTATGTTCAAAAAGCAAAAGCTTTCTGTTTCTATTTTCTCTTTTGACAAGTGTCTCTAATTCACAACTGTATAAGTATAACATAGTTAGCGGTAGAATAAACAAAAGCTTTACCGTCTTTTTCATTTGTTTTCAAATAATTTGCTACAAAATCTAAATTGTTTGACGTATTGTCACATGATTACCTTTTCTTTTGAGTAAATCACGTTACACTATTTATAGTAAGTTTGTGTTTTAAGGAGGATCTGACTTGAAAAAAGAGAATCTATTGTTTTTATTACTAGCAGCCATTACTGTAGCGTGTATTATGAGTATTGGAATTGCAGTCGCTGAAAGAAGTATTCTTATCGCTCTTCTTGCAGTTGTCGGCGTCATCTTGGCAATGGGCCTTGGATTTACTCTAAAGAAACGTATCCGTGAAAATAATCAATCTGAAGTGAACTAAAAAGGAAAAATAAAACCAAGGACACTATATCCTTGGTTTTATTTTTCTTTCGTGTGTCGCTTTAAAATAACACCGGTTTTTTCTTCTAATGGACGAACAATGGCACTAACATCTTGATGTCCGTATTTCTCCTTAGCAAGCGCTACTTTCTCCGCACCAAGCTTAACCATATCTAAAGGCATATTAATTTCATTTGCTAGTTCCAATGCTAGTCCAATATCCTTATCAAGTAAGTTTATTGAAAATCTCGCATCAAACTCCCGATCAAGTATGGCATCTACCGCCCAATCCATACTTTTTGAAAATCCCGCACTTTTTTGAATTAAATCATACGCTATGGCAGGGTCTACACCTGCTTTTTCAGCCATTACATAACATTCTGCTAGTGCTGCTTGGTGTACGCCAATTAACATATTATTAAGCAGTTTAATAACTGTGCCACTTCCTATTGGCCCAACATGAACGATATATGCCCCGTAAGATTTCATCACCGGCTCAGCAAGCATAAAAGTTTGCTCTTCGCCACCACACATAATCGTTAAGCTTCCGGCAACTGCCCCCATTGGACCTCCACTTACTGGAGCATCCATAAAACCGGTGCCCTTTTCTCTAAGTAATGCTTGCACTCTTTCATTTGTTTGTCGGTCAACAGTTGAATGATCAATCACAACCTTACCTGGAGATGCTCCGGCGATCAGACCGTCTTCTCCCTCATACACATCTTCAATCGTTTTTGGTACAGGTAAACAAGTCATGACAATATCACACGTTTCCATTAACTGCTTTGGTGTTTTAGCTTCCTTTGCACCATATGAAATGGCTTCCTCAATTGGACCTCGACTTCTGCTAACTACAAATGTTTCATATCCCGTATCAATTAGATGTTTTGCCATTGGTAAACCCATCGTACCTAAACCAATAAAACCTACTTTTTTCATTAATGCTCCTCCCCTACATAAGCAGATACAATTTCTCTTTGTAATGCTGTTTGGCTGCGATAACTGTACCTCCCTCAAGTAGCGAGAGTGCTTTCCCTGAAAAAGAAGAGGTGCAATAACCCATTTCTTCTAACAATACGGATGCACCCGCATAATCCCACGGTGATAAATTCACACTTACATACGCATCAAGTCGATCAGCTGCCACATAGGCCATTTCAATTGCAGCTGAACCATAAGAACGAACACTTCTCGAGTCCCTCACTAATGCCATTAAAGGATTAGCATGAGGGTGATTTGTTTCGGCTAACCAACGTGCATTAAGCCCTACAATTGATTCATTTAATGGTCTTTCTTTTCCAGCAACTAACTCTAATTGGTTCACATAGGCTCCTTGCCCCTGGACTGCATAAAACATTTCATCTGCCATTACATCATATACAAGACCGACTTTACCAACTCCATCTTCAAAAATACCGATGGAAATAGCAAATTTGATTTTTTGTTGGACAAAGTTCATCGTCCCATCAATCGGGTCAATGATCCAGACAATTCCATCTGTAGAATGAATCTTCTCAGCGGTTCCTTCTTCTCCTAAAAACGAATGATCAGGATAAGTTTCTTTTATCTTTTGATAAAAAAACGCTTCCGTATTTTTATCCACTTCAGTCACCAAGTCATCTGGACCTGATTTTGCTTCAACCTTAAAAGGATTTGCTAATGCACGTTTAATTTGTTCTGCTGCCTCATATGTCCACTTCCGAGCTACTTTTCCAAGTTCATTCCAATCAGCCATTGTTAGTCCCCCTAAAGTAAGGTCAAATTGAGCCATATTTCCTGATAACACCATCATTATGACATAAATAAAGTTAAATGAACACTCACGCGAGTTCTTTCGCTATGCAAAAAAGCACAACCATAAATGATTGCGCTTTCATTATTGATTACATATTTAATTTTGCTACTTTTGAAGTTGTATCCATTCTTCTCTAAGTTGATTCAAACATACCTTGCTTTTTTCAATGGCAGAAGTGTCCTCATTAACGATCGCATCATGCAAAGTCATTAACTCATAATCTAATTCTAACCTTAATACCGGAAGACGAAGCGCCTCATCTTTTACTTGAACTGTATGGATTACCTTCTCCATCTCACTCACTCCTTTCAACCCAGAAAATCAAACTAATTAAAAATTCTGATTTATAAGGATATTATACATTTTCTAGATCAATAATGCAATATCAATTCGTTTAGTTCATACAAAAGCATTATTCATAGGTATGCACGAAGAGTATGGTACGATAGAATCATTATGACGATTGTTAAGGAGTGAAAGAAATATGTTTAAAGGATTCACACAAAAAGATTTTGATGTATTTCAAATAGATGGCTTAGAAGCTCGAATGAAAGGAATACAAACCAACATTCAACCTAAGTTCCAATCGATTGCGGATGAAATTGTTCCAAGTTTAAGTGCGATTGCCGGTGATGAATTTTTCACTCACATTGCCCAAGCACGCCAGAAGAAAGGTAAACCCTCCTAACGACACATGGGTCGCATTCGCTGCTAATAAACGCGGATACAAAATGATGCCTCATTTTCAAGTTGGACTTTACGAATCTCATCTCTTTATCTGGTTTGCTGTTATTTATGAGGCTCAGGTGAAACCAAGTCTCGCCAATCAGCTTTTAACGGATGTCTCAAAATGGAAGAACACGATTCCAAATGATTTCTCCTGGTCGTTGGATCATATGAAACAAGCCTCATCTAAACATGGCGACCTTACCGAAGATGATCTAGAAGCTATGTTTAAACGACTTCGAGATGTTAAAAAATCCGAGCTACTTTGCGGTGTAACAATAGACCGAAATGACCCAATTTTAGCAGATGGTGAAAAATTACTTGCTAAAATCGAACAAACTTTTAAAACGGTTATGCCTCTTTATCAAGAAGCTCAACAAGCAAGCATCCCTACTACGTAAGAGTTGGCGGCACAAGCTCTTACGCGAAAAGGCACCAATCCTGATTTTCTACACATGCTATCTGAGTATTCACACTCACTTCTATGTCTCTTCAAGCAAAACGACCAACATCCAAATCTAAGGATCGTTGGTCGTTTTGTTTCAATAATGCACAATTGATTTGCGTTTTAAGCGGGCGCTTCGCCTCCCACAGAATTTCTTTTTACGTCATACACTCATAATCTAACTCGTTCAGTCTCCCCTGCTTTGGCTGCTTGAACGGCACGATAACAGGAAACACCTGCCTCCTCGTCAAACTCCTTACATACTTGTTTTTCTTCACTCTTAGAAGGCACAATCTCTTTGAATCGACGGTAACGACTTAGTAAATCGTCACGACTAATTCCAGCTTTTTGATGCGCCTCCTCTACTCCTTGAAAAAAATGAATGACATCTACTACTTCTTCTGTAGACCAGTCTAGTGATATTGGCATGTTCATCTATTTTACCCCTTCCTAATCTTCCTAGTTACAAAGATCGCTGAATTTGATATACTCAACTTTGTTTTAGTTATTTTAGGTTATTAATGACCTACATTCTTTTATAAAGAGGTGTGCTATTTGCCCAGATCACAACATGTAACACCAATATTCACAGGTGTTAAAGAACATGCACAAAAAAAACCCGTTCAATTTCATATCCCTGGACATAAACAAGGATCTGGAATGGAACCTGAATTTAGGCAGTTTATTGGAGAAAATGCCTTGTCGATAGATATGATTAATATAGCCCCTCTTGATGACCTTCATCATCCTTCTGGAATTATAAAGGAAGCGCAAGGTTTGGCTGCTGAAGCGTTTGGAGCCGATTACACATTTTTTTCTGTACAGGGCACTAGCGGAGCAATTATGACAATGATTATGTCTGTTTGTAAACCAGGTGAAAAACTGATTGTACCACGAAATGTCCATAAATCGATTATGTCTGCGATTATTTTTTCAGGAGCAATGCCGATATTTATTCACCCTGAGATTGATGCGACTCATGGAATTTCTCATGGTGTGACTGTATCATCTGCTGAGAAGGCTCTCGAAGCTCATCCTGATGCTAAAGGAATACTGGTCATCAACCCGACTTATTTTGGTATTGCAGGTGATTTGGAACAAATTGTTCAACTTGCGCACTCTTATTCCATTCCCGTATTAGTAGATGAGGCTCATGGTGTTCATATTCATTTTCATGACGAGTTGCCACTCTCTGCAATGCAAGCAGGCGCTGATATGGCTGCAACAAGTGTTCATAAGCTTGGAGGTTCACTAACTCAAAGCTCCATTTTAAACATAAAAGAAGGTCTTGTCTCCGCAAAACGAGTTCAGGCAATTATTAGTATGCTGACAACAACTTCTACATCGTATTTACTTTTATCGTCTTTAGATGCTGCTAGAAAACAACTAGCCATTAATGGTGAGGCTTTACTTACCGAAACTATCCAATTAGCAGAAAAAGCTCGTGCGCAAATTAACAAAATTAATGGATTGGTCTGTTTAGGTGATTCATTACTGTCACTACAATCCGCACATTCATATGATCCAACTAAATTAATTATTTCATTAAAAGGTTTAGGTATCTCAGGACATGATGCTGAGGTATGGTTGCGCGAGAATTTCACAATAGAAGTAGAACTTTCAGATCTATATAATATTCTTTGCATCGTTTCTTTTGGTGATACTGAAGAAAAAATGAATATACTCATTCACGCGTTAGAAACAATGTCTGAGCAATTTAATTTGACAAATCAACCGACTCACAGTTCATTCCCAATTCTTGTACCTGATGTACCAACTCTTGCGTTATCACCAAGAGATGCGTTCTATTCTGAGGTAGAAAGTGTTGCTTTTGCGGAATCTGCCGGTCGAATTATCGCAGAGTTTATTATGGTTTATCCCCCAGGCATCCCAATTTTGATTCCTGGAGAGATTATCACTCCTGAGAATCTAGACTATGTGCAAAAAAATCTAGAAGCTGGCTTGCCTGTACAAGGTCCAGAAGATGAAACGCTACAAACATTACTTGTTATTAAAGAACAACATGCGATTCGCTAAATTCAAATAAAAGAGAGCTTAAAGATTATATGTCTTTAAGCTCTCTTTTTTATTTAATCAAGTCAGGGTCAACAAATTCATATCCTTGTTCACGGAGTCCATCGATAATAGTCGGAAGTGCTTCATTTGTCCAATCTCGATCATGCATTAATAGGTTAGCCCCATTCTGGAGGAATTCACTGTTCACCATGATATCTGCTAGTGCATCTGCATCTTGATACTCTGATTCCCAGTCATAACCATATGTCCAATTCATTAAGGTCATACCCTCTTCTGCAACAAGCTCTTTTGAATAATCTGTGTTAGAGCCAAATGGTGCACGGAAAAAACGAGGACGCTCTCCAATAATCTCTTCTACGGTGTCACTAACCTCAACAATCTCTTCATACTGTTCTTCTTCAGATAACGACTTTAGATCTTGATGTGTCATTGTATGGTTCCCAATGGGAAAGCCCATATTATGTATTTCCTTAAGCTTTTCTTTTTCTTCATCCGTATTTAAAAAATGTCCATTTACAAAAAAGATAGCTTGAACATTATTTTCTTTTAAGGTTTGTGCCATCTCAACGGCATGTTTATCCGGTGCATCATCAAATGTTGCAAGTACTACTTCAGGATTTGCATCCTCAAGTGGATCAACCGTCCAGATAACATCATTAATCTCATACTCCGGCTCTACTTCTTCTACTACTTCTTCACTATCCTCTTGTTCATCACTATCATCTGGATCTATTTCTTCTGTTGGCTCTTCTACCTCTTCAGGCTGCTCCTGCTGTTGATCTGGCTCTTCTTCGGTTATTTCAGGTGTATCCGCTTCTTGAGATGCAGAATTACAAGCAGCTAGCATCAACATGCTCATTGATCCATAGATCATTGTTTTTTTCATGCTTCTCCCCCTCACACTTTCAAACATGTGACTTATCTTAACAAAAACTTCCTTCTTGCGACAAGCATTCTGTTAAGGATTCTGCATTGTTACACACTTTGATGAGTGGTTTTTCTTGATAAGGTAAATAATAAGTTCAACATAAATATCAGTTTTTCTAGATAAATGTTTAACATTGTCGTTTTTGAGGTACATATCTCTTTGATATGATTGTTTTTAATCGTTATATTCGGTTTGTGATTATTACGTAATTATGATAGCGTAGGGAACGTTGCACATCTTTCGAGGAGGAGAAAAGAATTTGAAAAACACGACATCAGTATTTATGATTTCTATTATTATTGCTATAGCTTTTATTTTATGGGGAGTTTTACTTCCAAATAATCTTGACTCCGTTACATCGACTGTTCAAGGATTTTTAACGGGTCAATTAGGTTGGTTTTATTTATTAGCTGCCACCTTTTTTGTAGGGTTTTCTATCTATCTTATCTTTAGCCCATATGGAAAAATCAAACTGGGTAAACCCGATGAAAAACCTCAATATAGCTTTTTGACTTGGTTTGCATTCTTGTTTACTGTTGGCATGGGGATCGGTCTTGTATTCTGGGGGGCGGCTGAACCGATCAGCCATCTAAACACCCCATTTAGAGCAGATCCAGGTACTAACCAAGCTGCAGCAGAAGCCATACAGTACTCTATGTTCCACTGGGGTATTCATCCTTGGGCGATTTATTCTGTTGTTGCATTGTGCCTTGCTTACTTTCAGTTTAGAAAAGACGAACCGGCTATGTTTAGCTCAACACTTCGTCCACTGGTAGGAAATAGAGTTGATGGAGGACTAGGTACCACTATTAATGTATTTGTTGTCATAGCAACTGTTTTTGGTGTAGCTACCTCTCTAGGCTTTGGAGCAGCACAAATTTCAGGAGGCTTAGGGTTCCTATTTCCATCTATCTTAAATCTTAACCCTACATTTCTTAATTTGATTGTCATTGTTATTGTAACAATATTGTTCAGTGTATCTGCTCTTACTGGTATTGATAAAGGTATTCGATATTTGAGTAATCTTAATGTCTACCTTGCAATAGCACTTATGTTATTTGTTCTTTTTGCTGGATCAACAGCATATATGATGGGTGTCTTCACACAAGGAATTGGTAATTATCTTCAAAACTTCATTAACATGAGTTTTTCACT
The nucleotide sequence above comes from Alkalicoccobacillus plakortidis. Encoded proteins:
- a CDS encoding YlaN family protein, coding for MSIKVMTSQAEKAYTLLQSDAEKIRKLIEVQLENLTMPQCPLYEEVLDTRMFGLSREIDFAVRLGLVEEDQGKQILSELERRLADLHDLTIKR
- a CDS encoding peptidyl-prolyl cis-trans isomerase, which codes for MNEFVFFIEGEITRPLTIDPTVWIFDERKVDLESYFDQLDTMDDELTTYQKTISAQWDKERLEGSEPPNPNHNGNKIRYNKQRIINGSFGMPLKPFLQNSQPLESASSLIIETETGESHSCTLEEGFKLIVGFSKDGKPLKENGPVHLYYGDGSNAEEPITHVKRLIIKA
- a CDS encoding YlaI family protein — protein: MRVKCVLCDRIDELDDLKPLAKKLRNRPLHTYMCETCEKRIKQKTVERIGENSSN
- a CDS encoding YlaH-like family protein, translating into MKDNISQADLGQYSWLMQQTAEHPWLGFWTCIVTVILGILVFKLGFAQKLPLLKSIIIYAMLVVGCFFLWTMEFAFGAPIMAVLAISAVFLGGYRYRLYLHRKQNEHGELHS
- a CDS encoding YlaF family protein, with the protein product MKKENLLFLLLAAITVACIMSIGIAVAERSILIALLAVVGVILAMGLGFTLKKRIRENNQSEVN
- a CDS encoding NAD(P)-dependent oxidoreductase, translated to MKKVGFIGLGTMGLPMAKHLIDTGYETFVVSRSRGPIEEAISYGAKEAKTPKQLMETCDIVMTCLPVPKTIEDVYEGEDGLIAGASPGKVVIDHSTVDRQTNERVQALLREKGTGFMDAPVSGGPMGAVAGSLTIMCGGEEQTFMLAEPVMKSYGAYIVHVGPIGSGTVIKLLNNMLIGVHQAALAECYVMAEKAGVDPAIAYDLIQKSAGFSKSMDWAVDAILDREFDARFSINLLDKDIGLALELANEINMPLDMVKLGAEKVALAKEKYGHQDVSAIVRPLEEKTGVILKRHTKEK
- a CDS encoding inositol monophosphatase family protein; its protein translation is MADWNELGKVARKWTYEAAEQIKRALANPFKVEAKSGPDDLVTEVDKNTEAFFYQKIKETYPDHSFLGEEGTAEKIHSTDGIVWIIDPIDGTMNFVQQKIKFAISIGIFEDGVGKVGLVYDVMADEMFYAVQGQGAYVNQLELVAGKERPLNESIVGLNARWLAETNHPHANPLMALVRDSRSVRSYGSAAIEMAYVAADRLDAYVSVNLSPWDYAGASVLLEEMGYCTSSFSGKALSLLEGGTVIAAKQHYKEKLYLLM
- a CDS encoding UPF0223 family protein; its protein translation is MNMPISLDWSTEEVVDVIHFFQGVEEAHQKAGISRDDLLSRYRRFKEIVPSKSEEKQVCKEFDEEAGVSCYRAVQAAKAGETERVRL
- a CDS encoding aminotransferase class I/II-fold pyridoxal phosphate-dependent enzyme codes for the protein MPRSQHVTPIFTGVKEHAQKKPVQFHIPGHKQGSGMEPEFRQFIGENALSIDMINIAPLDDLHHPSGIIKEAQGLAAEAFGADYTFFSVQGTSGAIMTMIMSVCKPGEKLIVPRNVHKSIMSAIIFSGAMPIFIHPEIDATHGISHGVTVSSAEKALEAHPDAKGILVINPTYFGIAGDLEQIVQLAHSYSIPVLVDEAHGVHIHFHDELPLSAMQAGADMAATSVHKLGGSLTQSSILNIKEGLVSAKRVQAIISMLTTTSTSYLLLSSLDAARKQLAINGEALLTETIQLAEKARAQINKINGLVCLGDSLLSLQSAHSYDPTKLIISLKGLGISGHDAEVWLRENFTIEVELSDLYNILCIVSFGDTEEKMNILIHALETMSEQFNLTNQPTHSSFPILVPDVPTLALSPRDAFYSEVESVAFAESAGRIIAEFIMVYPPGIPILIPGEIITPENLDYVQKNLEAGLPVQGPEDETLQTLLVIKEQHAIR
- a CDS encoding polysaccharide deacetylase family protein — its product is MKKTMIYGSMSMLMLAACNSASQEADTPEITEEEPDQQQEQPEEVEEPTEEIDPDDSDEQEDSEEVVEEVEPEYEINDVIWTVDPLEDANPEVVLATFDDAPDKHAVEMAQTLKENNVQAIFFVNGHFLNTDEEKEKLKEIHNMGFPIGNHTMTHQDLKSLSEEEQYEEIVEVSDTVEEIIGERPRFFRAPFGSNTDYSKELVAEEGMTLMNWTYGYDWESEYQDADALADIMVNSEFLQNGANLLMHDRDWTNEALPTIIDGLREQGYEFVDPDLIK